In Sphingobacterium thalpophilum, a genomic segment contains:
- a CDS encoding MauE/DoxX family redox-associated membrane protein: MEQNGKYIQYDGAAAANTVQNVRSRSWLGRKFTGVVSYIRKHPQEFVLQVLTFALLCLWIYVGSKKVFTYTEFRASMIRQPFADQYGIVLSYILPAVELATGILFIFEGTKRLGFWATLILMFVFSGYVILALRDTWGSIPCDCILEFPISWKAHLWVNCLITIACTIGLLLDSKIRISHQRKLMTRLGS, translated from the coding sequence ATGGAACAAAACGGAAAATATATACAGTATGATGGGGCTGCAGCAGCGAATACAGTTCAAAACGTGAGGTCACGTAGCTGGTTAGGGCGCAAATTCACTGGGGTGGTTTCGTACATCAGGAAGCATCCCCAGGAGTTTGTCTTGCAGGTATTGACTTTTGCTTTGCTCTGCCTCTGGATCTATGTCGGATCGAAAAAAGTATTCACCTACACCGAATTTCGCGCATCCATGATCAGACAGCCTTTTGCCGATCAATATGGCATTGTACTGTCGTATATCCTGCCAGCCGTGGAATTAGCCACAGGCATCCTCTTTATTTTTGAAGGGACAAAAAGATTGGGATTTTGGGCAACGCTTATACTGATGTTTGTTTTTTCAGGCTATGTGATTCTTGCCCTACGCGATACTTGGGGCAGTATCCCCTGTGATTGTATACTCGAGTTTCCGATCAGCTGGAAAGCCCATCTTTGGGTCAACTGCCTGATCACAATTGCATGTACTATAGGCCTACTGCTTGATAGCAAGATAAGGATTTCGCATCAGAGGAAATTGATGACGAGGTTAGGTTCATAA
- a CDS encoding AraC family transcriptional regulator has translation MERSYDFVLPQEYEPVTSPIQRLTYPIRNAQVQHWQSVHNCICEQTFDGRYGYLYYYEFWMEHEETIPIYTSMGDLHLTYPLLSDSPLRQSHYTQDFAIEFAKGRGAYLYLAKGEYRLTIPKGRHILVGFILDAGLFRPPANRHFRFLEHLVQAKKNQSPQSDKSVTFRVGDVTKQQLQLLFSKINPNILDNEHMLLKQLIFLIQLSRFKIQDDGKEELIEQARNLLQIMILHQGAQVRLSDIAGVLRKSRDYINEEHKKKYKCTFHDYRNQLLLHHIASTIVGNEKLATTAEECGFSSVIELNKFIKNQTGLTPGSFKQQQENASNAPLSARGAQEPPS, from the coding sequence ATGGAAAGAAGTTATGACTTTGTCCTGCCACAGGAATATGAGCCTGTTACCTCTCCGATACAGCGTCTGACTTATCCTATTCGCAATGCCCAGGTACAGCATTGGCAATCGGTACATAACTGCATCTGCGAGCAGACTTTTGATGGCCGCTATGGCTATCTCTATTATTATGAATTTTGGATGGAACATGAAGAAACCATCCCAATCTATACCTCAATGGGCGACCTACATCTTACCTACCCTTTGCTAAGTGACTCCCCCTTAAGGCAAAGCCATTACACACAGGATTTTGCTATTGAATTTGCCAAAGGGCGGGGTGCTTATCTTTATCTTGCCAAAGGCGAATACCGATTAACCATTCCAAAAGGTCGTCACATCCTGGTGGGCTTTATTTTGGATGCCGGACTTTTTCGGCCGCCTGCCAACCGGCACTTCCGTTTTTTGGAGCATCTGGTACAGGCCAAGAAGAATCAGTCACCGCAGTCGGACAAGAGTGTTACCTTCCGTGTGGGCGATGTCACCAAGCAGCAGCTACAATTGCTTTTCAGCAAGATCAACCCCAATATCCTCGACAATGAGCATATGCTCTTAAAGCAGCTGATCTTTCTGATCCAGCTGAGCCGTTTTAAGATACAAGACGATGGCAAGGAAGAACTGATTGAGCAGGCGCGGAATTTACTGCAGATAATGATTTTGCACCAGGGGGCGCAGGTTCGGTTATCTGATATAGCTGGAGTACTGAGGAAGTCCAGAGATTATATCAACGAAGAACATAAAAAAAAGTATAAGTGCACATTTCATGATTATCGGAATCAGCTGCTATTGCATCATATTGCTTCCACTATCGTGGGCAATGAGAAATTGGCTACTACGGCCGAAGAGTGTGGATTTAGCAGTGTTATTGAACTCAACAAATTTATCAAAAACCAGACAGGACTTACTCCGGGATCTTTTAAGCAACAGCAGGAAAATGCTAGCAATGCCCCCTTATCTGCCCGAGGTGCTCAAGAACCGCCTTCCTAA